From a region of the Oncorhynchus tshawytscha isolate Ot180627B linkage group LG14, Otsh_v2.0, whole genome shotgun sequence genome:
- the LOC112266945 gene encoding schwannomin-interacting protein 1 isoform X5, whose amino-acid sequence MVHQENCSHQAQKNERESIRQKLALGSFFDDGPGIYTSCSKSGKPSLSSRLQSGMNLQICFVNDSGSDKDSDADDSKTETSLDTPLSPMSKQSSSYSDRDTTEEDSESLEDMDFLSRQKKLQAEAKLALAMAKPMAKMQVEVEKQNRKKSPVADLLPHMPHINECLMKRSLKTTDLRDMTLGQLQVIVNDLHSQIESLNEELVQLLLIRDELHMEQDAMLVDIEDLTRHAESQQKHMAEKTPSK is encoded by the exons GCCCAAAAGAATGAGAGGGAGTCCATCCGGCAGAAGCTGGCCCTGGGTAGTTTCTTTGACGATGGGCCGGGTATCTATACCAGCTGCAGCAAGAGTGGCAAGCCCAGTCTGTCCTCACG gctGCAGAGTGGGATGAACCTGCAGATCTGTTTTGTCAACGACAGCGGCAGCGACAAGGACAGCGATGCAGACGACAGCAAGACAGagaccagtctggacacaccgcTGTCCCCCATG TCGAAGCAGAGTTCGTCCTACTCTGACCGGGACACTACGGAGGAAGACAGTGAGTCTCTGGAGGACATGGACTTTCTGAGCAGACAGAAGAAGTTGCAGGCCGAGGCTAAGCTAGCCCTGGCGATGGCCAAACCCATGGCCAAGATGCAGGTGGAGGTGGAAAAACAGAACCGCAAGAAGTCCCCTGTGGCAGACCTG CTGCCCCACATGCCCCACATCAATGagtgtctgatgaagaggagcCTGAAGACTACAGACCTGAGGGACATGACCCTGGGACAACTACAGGTTATAGTCAACGACCTGCACTCCCAGATAGAGA GTCTGAATGAGGAGCTGGTGCAGCTGCTGCTGATCAGGGATGAACTGCACATGGAGCAGGATGCCATGCTGGTGGACATAGAGGACCTGACCAG GCATGCTGAGAGCCAGCAGAAACACATGGCTGAGAAGACACCATCCAAATGA
- the LOC112266945 gene encoding schwannomin-interacting protein 1 isoform X4, translating into MMSSVKPLALYLTDDYKLKEAQKNERESIRQKLALGSFFDDGPGIYTSCSKSGKPSLSSRLQSGMNLQICFVNDSGSDKDSDADDSKTETSLDTPLSPMSKQSSSYSDRDTTEEDSESLEDMDFLSRQKKLQAEAKLALAMAKPMAKMQVEVEKQNRKKSPVADLLPHMPHINECLMKRSLKTTDLRDMTLGQLQVIVNDLHSQIESLNEELVQLLLIRDELHMEQDAMLVDIEDLTRHAESQQKHMAEKTPSK; encoded by the exons GCCCAAAAGAATGAGAGGGAGTCCATCCGGCAGAAGCTGGCCCTGGGTAGTTTCTTTGACGATGGGCCGGGTATCTATACCAGCTGCAGCAAGAGTGGCAAGCCCAGTCTGTCCTCACG gctGCAGAGTGGGATGAACCTGCAGATCTGTTTTGTCAACGACAGCGGCAGCGACAAGGACAGCGATGCAGACGACAGCAAGACAGagaccagtctggacacaccgcTGTCCCCCATG TCGAAGCAGAGTTCGTCCTACTCTGACCGGGACACTACGGAGGAAGACAGTGAGTCTCTGGAGGACATGGACTTTCTGAGCAGACAGAAGAAGTTGCAGGCCGAGGCTAAGCTAGCCCTGGCGATGGCCAAACCCATGGCCAAGATGCAGGTGGAGGTGGAAAAACAGAACCGCAAGAAGTCCCCTGTGGCAGACCTG CTGCCCCACATGCCCCACATCAATGagtgtctgatgaagaggagcCTGAAGACTACAGACCTGAGGGACATGACCCTGGGACAACTACAGGTTATAGTCAACGACCTGCACTCCCAGATAGAGA GTCTGAATGAGGAGCTGGTGCAGCTGCTGCTGATCAGGGATGAACTGCACATGGAGCAGGATGCCATGCTGGTGGACATAGAGGACCTGACCAG GCATGCTGAGAGCCAGCAGAAACACATGGCTGAGAAGACACCATCCAAATGA